One Paraburkholderia kururiensis DNA window includes the following coding sequences:
- a CDS encoding NUDIX domain-containing protein, whose protein sequence is MTGATNSAAADTGAQRPVTEVAVGVLVKPDGRYLLAQRPAGKPYEGYWEFPGGKLEAGESVEAALARELHEELGIEVTACHRWHTLEHDYPHAYVRLYFCKVTEWQGEPHGREGQAFVWQTLPADVSPLLPATIPVLEWLAAE, encoded by the coding sequence ATGACGGGCGCGACGAATAGTGCAGCAGCGGACACGGGCGCGCAGCGACCCGTGACCGAAGTGGCCGTTGGCGTGCTTGTGAAGCCGGACGGTCGGTACCTGCTGGCGCAGCGGCCGGCGGGCAAACCGTACGAAGGCTACTGGGAGTTCCCGGGCGGCAAGCTGGAGGCGGGCGAATCGGTGGAGGCCGCGCTCGCGAGAGAGCTTCACGAGGAACTCGGCATCGAGGTGACCGCCTGTCATCGGTGGCACACGCTCGAGCACGACTATCCGCATGCTTACGTGCGGTTGTACTTCTGCAAGGTCACCGAATGGCAAGGGGAGCCGCACGGGCGCGAAGGTCAGGCGTTCGTCTGGCAGACACTGCCGGCTGACGTGTCGCCGCTCTTGCCCGCGACGATTCCCGTGCTGGAGTGGCTCGCGGCGGAGTGA
- a CDS encoding ATP-binding protein, which yields MDKLEQFLTRAEALLGRLEAVLPPLAPEVDWNAAVAFRWRKRQGRGFLQPVTAISTIALDDLQNIDRQKDLIEQNTRQFVHRRPANNVLLTGARGTGKSSLIKACLNAHAKDGLRLIEVDKDDLHDLGDIVDLISQRPERFIVFCDDLSFEEGESGYKALKVALDGSVAAQSDNVLIYATSNRRHLLPEYMSDNETYRHMPDGEIHPGEVVEEKISLSERFGLWVSFYPFKQDDYLAIVGHWLRHFGCDDAEIEAARGDALVWALERGSRSGRVAWQFARDWSGRRASA from the coding sequence ATGGACAAGCTCGAACAGTTTCTGACCCGCGCCGAGGCTTTGCTCGGCCGCCTGGAAGCGGTGCTGCCGCCGCTCGCGCCGGAAGTGGACTGGAATGCCGCGGTGGCGTTTCGTTGGCGCAAGCGCCAGGGGCGTGGCTTTCTGCAGCCCGTCACCGCCATTTCCACCATCGCGCTCGACGATCTTCAGAACATCGATCGCCAGAAGGACCTGATCGAGCAGAACACGCGACAGTTTGTTCATCGGCGGCCTGCGAACAACGTGCTGCTGACGGGCGCACGCGGCACCGGCAAGTCGTCGCTGATCAAGGCCTGCCTCAACGCGCACGCGAAGGACGGCCTGCGCCTGATCGAGGTCGACAAGGACGACCTGCATGACCTGGGCGACATCGTCGATCTCATTTCGCAGCGTCCGGAGCGCTTCATCGTGTTCTGCGACGACCTCTCGTTCGAGGAAGGCGAGTCGGGCTACAAGGCGCTCAAGGTCGCGCTGGACGGCTCGGTGGCAGCGCAGTCCGACAACGTGCTGATCTACGCGACGTCGAACCGGCGCCACCTGCTGCCGGAGTACATGAGCGACAACGAGACGTACCGGCATATGCCGGACGGCGAAATCCACCCGGGCGAAGTGGTCGAGGAAAAGATCTCGCTGTCGGAGCGTTTCGGGCTGTGGGTCAGCTTCTACCCGTTCAAGCAGGACGACTACCTCGCGATCGTCGGCCACTGGCTGCGGCATTTCGGCTGCGATGACGCCGAAATCGAAGCGGCGCGCGGCGATGCGCTCGTGTGGGCACTGGAGCGCGGCTCGCGCTCGGGGCGGGTCGCATGGCAGTTCGCTCGCGACTGGTCCGGCAGGAGGGCGTCGGCATGA